In Centropristis striata isolate RG_2023a ecotype Rhode Island chromosome 5, C.striata_1.0, whole genome shotgun sequence, a single genomic region encodes these proteins:
- the fam217ba gene encoding uncharacterized protein fam217ba, whose translation MGPIMQERTASTTLKRVVSKEKIRVKYTENSGPVPSLKKGNKMKKAVGQMKNGLPGPGQDKDTVTAVQKGALAKGGRIKSGTTRNTSKLSSPEEEEDLKPQLRKHLSVHRKDEQQKNQRLSPCSNEQHQIRGGMGKNRRALSLPLSPISGLRHMPAHPLTHSPAPTPEALQRHYNQKEEDTDSASDLSDSERLPVLPSPCTPCTPPHLNLRAEVINTNDFPPDFPGPHGAVCDQDESEKPCYSYPDFLPPPFNSWSLRQLAVFLNTEGRGAPRPKPVGPLEKYLERLLQLEWLQIQTVQAESSRPPGSRTRPQGFPSATTAHPPRPHTAPSSRLNSPKGLRHSQRAFPFTPVNNPPSPASSQQPHSRFPVCPHCHIRYPLCNGSCSAYAYQRHSRLSPLLERRARPGAPVKRSSSETRATSTEGRSPGGQGGGAGQGGGGGGGGAQTPVSPSAGRSHLRHMQAAGNARKQAPESGTNPNGRGQVRKSRVRANSETDVKKDPCGNKAAGAEKRVFAASKREVITSKRAEKDWQRTEAGGQASKTAMKRVAKEPQSQSKAPLSSKQNGKTKNVHFVAK comes from the exons ATGGGGCCCATCATGCAGGAGCGCACAGCATCCACGACACTGAAACGCGTCGTATCCAAAGAGAAGATTCGGGTAAAATATACTGAAAACAGCGGGCCAGTACCCAG TTTGAAGAAAGGTAACAAGATGAAGAAAGCAGTGGGACAGATGAAAAATGGCCTTCCAGGACCAGGTCAGGATAAGgacacagtgacagcagtgCAGAAG GGTGCCCTGGCTAAAGGTGGCAGGATCAAATCTGGCACGACACGCAATACTAGCAAGCTCTCCAG ccctgaagaagaagaagatttaaAACCTCAACTCCGCAAACATTTATCTGTGCACAGGAAAGACGAGCAACAGAAAAATCAACGGCTGTCACCATGCAGCAACGAGCAACATCAGATTCGTGGGGGGATGGGGAAAAACCGACGAGCCCTCTCCCTGCCCCTCTCCCCAATATCGGGGCTACGACACATGCCAGCACACCCCCTGACACACTCCCCAGCCCCCACCCCAGAGGCACTACAGCGGCACTACAACCAGAAAGAAGAAGATACTGACAGTGCCAGCGATCTGTCAGACTCTGAGAGGCTGCCTGTTCTGCCCTCTCCATGTACCCCCTGCACTCCTCCTCACCTCAACCTCCGGGCCGAGGTCATCAATACTAATGACTTTCCACCTGACTTCCCAGGTCCTCATGGGGCTGTGTGTGATCAAGATGAGAGTGAAAAACCTTGCTACAGTTACCCAGATTTTCTGCCACCTCCCTTCAACAGCTGGAGCCTGAGACAGCTGGCAGTGTTTCTTAATACGGAGGGCCGTGGTGCCCCCCGGCCCAAGCCTGTAGGGCCCTTAGAGAAGTACCTGGAaaggctgctgcagctggagtGGCTCCAGATACAAACAGTGCAAGCAGAGAGCAGCCGTCCACCTGGGAGCCGTACAAGGCCACAGGGTTTCCCCTCTGCCACCACTGCTCATCCCCCCAGGCCTCACACAGCTCCATCATCCCGACTCAACTCCCCTAAAGGGCTGCGGCACAGCCAACGAGCCTTCCCATTCACACCTGTCAACAACCCTCCATCACCTGCCTCGTCACAGCAACCGCACTCCCGCTTCCCGGTTTGCCCTCACTGCCACATTCGCTACCCCTTGTGCAATGGAAGCTGCTCTGCTTATGCCTACCAGCGTCACTCGAGGCTCAGCCCACTGTTGGAACGCCGAGCCAGGCCTGGGGCACCAGTGAAGAGGAGCAGCAGCGAGACTCGAGCAACCTCAACAGAAGGAAGGAGCCCAGGAGGACAAGGCGGAGGAGCAGGAcaaggcggaggaggaggaggaggaggagcccaGACCCCAGTTAGCCCCTCAGCTGGAAGGAGTCATCTCAGGCACATGCAGGCTGCAGGCAATGCCCGTAAGCAAGCCCCGGAATCTGGAACCAACCCAAACGGCAGAGGTCAGGTGAGAAAAAGCCGCGTCAGAGCCAACTCCGAGACAGATGTTAAAAAGGACCCTTGTGGCAATAAAGCAGCTGGTGCAGAGAAACGGGTTTTTGCTGCAAGTAAAAGAGAGGTCATCACCTCCAAGAGAGCAGAAAAGGACTGGCAGAGGACAGAGGCGGGAGGTCAAGCCTCAAAAACTGCCATGAAAAGAGTTGCGAAAGAACCGCAGTCTCAATCCAAAGCTCCGCTTAGTagtaagcagaatggcaaaacaaaaaatgtgcactttgttGCAAAGTAA